The Anas platyrhynchos isolate ZD024472 breed Pekin duck chromosome 1, IASCAAS_PekinDuck_T2T, whole genome shotgun sequence genomic sequence AATCAATGTCTTTGCTATCACTCTGGACCGATACGATATCTCTGTCAAGCCTGCCAATCGAATTCTGACCATGGGAAGGGCTGTGATATTAATGACATCAATCTGGATCATCTCACTCTTCTCCTTCCTGATTCCTTTCATTGAGGTCAATTTTTTCAGCCTCCAAAGCGTGAGCACTTGGGAAAACAAGACGCTTTTGTGCGTCAGTGCGAACGAATACCACACGGAGCTGGGGATGTACTACCACCTCCTCGTGCAGATCCCAATCTTCTTCTTCACCGTTATAGTAATGCTCATCACCTACACCAAAATACTCCAGGCTCTGAATATCCGAATTGGCACGAGATTTACCACAggacaaaagaagaaagctcGGAAGAAAAAAACTATCTCTTTGACCACTCAACACGAGACGACCGACGTCTCACAGAGCAGCGCGGGGAGAAATGTGGTCTTTGGCGTAAGGACTTCTGTGTCGGTCATCATCGCCCTGCGCCGAGCCGTGAAACGGCACCGGGAGCGACGAGAGCGGCAAAAGAGAGTCTTCAGGATGTCCCTCTTGATTATTTCAACCTTCCTGCTCTGCTGGACACCCATCTCTGTTTTAAACACCACAATCTTGTGTTTGGGCCCAAGTGACCTTTTGGTTAAGTTGCGATTGTGTTTCCTAGTGATGGCGTACGGGACGACTATATTTCACCCTCTCCTTTATGCATTCACCAGGCAAAAGTTTCAGAAAGTTCTGAAAAGTAAGATGAAAAAACGAGTTGTTTCAATAGTGGAAGCGGACCCCATGCCAAATAACGCGGTAATACACAACTCATGGATAGAGCctaaaaggaacaaaaagattACCTTTGAAGACAACGAAGTAAGGCAGAAATGTTTAGTACCTCAGGTTGTCACTGACTAGACTTCAGTACTCACCAAAACACATCGGGAGGAATATTTGAACAAATTGTAGAAAAATACTgccaaataagaaaaaaaaactttttttttttaaactattggCTAGACTG encodes the following:
- the GPR22 gene encoding G-protein coupled receptor 22, producing the protein MCFSPILEVNMQSESNITVRDAIDDIDTNMYRPLSYALSFQVSLTGFLMLEIVLGLGSNLTVLVLYCMKSNLINSVSNIITMNLHVLDVIICVGCIPLTIVILLLSLESNTALICCFHEACVSFASVSTAINVFAITLDRYDISVKPANRILTMGRAVILMTSIWIISLFSFLIPFIEVNFFSLQSVSTWENKTLLCVSANEYHTELGMYYHLLVQIPIFFFTVIVMLITYTKILQALNIRIGTRFTTGQKKKARKKKTISLTTQHETTDVSQSSAGRNVVFGVRTSVSVIIALRRAVKRHRERRERQKRVFRMSLLIISTFLLCWTPISVLNTTILCLGPSDLLVKLRLCFLVMAYGTTIFHPLLYAFTRQKFQKVLKSKMKKRVVSIVEADPMPNNAVIHNSWIEPKRNKKITFEDNEVRQKCLVPQVVTD